Below is a genomic region from Periplaneta americana isolate PAMFEO1 chromosome 7, P.americana_PAMFEO1_priV1, whole genome shotgun sequence.
TCTATCAAGAATTAAATGACGCATCATCTCAACACCACTGgggaaacaaaatattaaacactCCTGATGGTCCTAGAAGATCAGCAGTTGCCATTATTCAGCCTTTCTACCATATATGATATACTGGACAATCACCTAAATCACTGTGAGATAATGCAATCCCCAAACTGTATGCTCTGCAATCTTAATAAAGATATGGACCATCATCATCTGGAAAAGTGTCCAGCCCTCCACCCCTCCTCCAAAGTTGACTGTTACTGGGAAGCCAGGATGAAGATGTGTTATTTGAGTTATCTATAAAATTTTCCTATTCTGTTTTTGTTGCCTCtcactgaggttctggctgatatgtacatctattatcaggcaatacatctcacttttttatgtatttgaagtctgattagtataatatgtatgcaatggagggtcaaaggaactggacaccctacTCCATTTCTCCTGCTCTAATTGTCTCGTAAGTGgcatcttgttggtatcacttgtgaggttcagacctgtcttcgaacagttgactaaacaataattgtttttgttgtttgtaGTCAATGACTCCATTGGTCATGTATTAggcatttgcaaaataaataaataaatttctcacACTGTTCGTGGGAAGTAATCATAACAGcactgtttttcttttgtttgtatagCAACCAGGCAATGTGTGATATTGTCCACTTATGAGACATGTAAACAGTATCGTTAAGTACAATAAAAGAGTAGGTCTGAAAAAAATGATCTTCACATACAGTgaacttcatttatacgttttatggagatctgaaaaaataaaagtataagTGAGAAAAACTTATAACTGAAACTACATTTAATGGATAAtatctgaaatagcatttgaagacTATATAGGGAGAAGAAGTTAgtaaaatttacttacttactggcttttaaggaacccggaggttcattgccgccctcacaaaagtccgccattggtccctatcctgagcaagattaatccattctctatcatcatatcccacctccctcaaatccattttaatattatcttcccatctacgtctcggcctccctaaaggtctttttccctccgacctcccaactaacactctatatgcatttctggattcgcccatacgtgctacatgccctgcccatctcaaacatctggatttaatgttcctaattatgtcaggtgaagaatacaatgcatgcagttctgtgttgtgtaactttctccattctcctgtaacttcatccctcttagccccaaatattttcctaagcaccttattctcaaacacccttaatctctgttcctctctcaaagtgagagtccaagtttcacaaccataaagaacaaccggtaatataactgttttataaattctaactttcagattttttgacagcagtctggatgataaaagtttctcaactgaataataacaggcatttcccatatttattctgtgtttaatttcctcccgagtatcatttatatttgttactgttgcttccagatatttgaacttctccacctcttcaaaagataaatttccaatttttatatttccatttcgtacaatattctcgtcacgagacataatcatatactttgtcttttcgggatttacttccaaacctatctctttacttgcttccagtaaaattcccgtgttttccctaatcgtttgtgcattttctcctaacataggcctattcacgtcatcctcatagacaagcagctgatgtaacccgttcaattccaaaccctctctgttatcctggactttcctaatggcatactctagagcaaagttaaaaagtaaaggtgatagtgcatctccttgctttagcccatagtgaattggaaacgcgtctgacagaaactggcctatacgaactctgctgtatgtttcactgagacacattttaattaatcgaactagtaaaatttacataaaaagaaATTTAGAACTTCACAGTTAAGCCATTTTTGAATCTAATACTCAAATTTGTAACACATATTCTTGCAGGATGTAAGATTATTTGTAGAAAATCTTGGCTGCTAAGAGTCAAAACTCACcgatatattacatttcaaagacCACTCAAGAAAATTTTATGATATTGACTTACCTTGCTCTTCCCATGTGATCTTCATTTGATAACATTCGATAATTTCACCAAAAAAGTCAGTTATATTTGACTGCTTACTACTAAGAAATAAACCATGTCCTCAAATTGTGATAACTCTTCTGTCTTTTGTTCTATTACACCATGgcatgttacaaaatgtttcattgtttctaaagcagtaagaGCTTCATTAAAAAAGCATAGGCAACTTGGAATTTCCATTAACTTCAAAGTGGGCAACACGTTAACAATGGACAAGTGATGTATTTTCGCGTTCTTACATATTCACAGCAAACCTATTTCCAGCAAAACTGATTTAGAATGTATACATGATATCTGGTATCTCCTAGGTTCTAAAATACGATCATATAAGTGTAAAAAAGTATAAATGAAAAATGCATaactgaaataaatgaatatggaAAGTATAGGGATTTTCGCTGAAGTAAATTAAATACGGATAAACTGATAAGAAAAGTATAAAGATCTTATAATGTTTGATTAGGAGATTTTTTCTTGCTTTGgagtaaattaaatattgtttcgAAGTATCGAAAGtctgttattttaataatataataataatccgtggcactacagcccgtgaagggcctagaccgaccagccgactgctggcctcacgcccacatgccgaagtagaggtggatgatcatccaaccagaatggaggtatcatgtggttagcaccatgatccccccagccattacagctggcattcgcaaccggattttgctacctatcgtagctccccaagtacatcacgatactgggtgggcaccggtcccatacactagccgaaatttcatgagaaaatttcttccccatgacgactcgaaccagcgcgcattccgtaacgcaagtcctaggcagatgccttagaccacgacgctatggCGCGGGACATGTCTGTTATTTTACATGTTATTGCCATGCATGTCATTAAATCTAAAGCCCATGGGATCAAATGTAGCCATAGATAAATAGCAATAAAAGTTCTCAGCATGATTTTCTTTGGAAGGAAACTGATGCAGACCAAACCATGTAACTAGACTtcttggcatgtaaaagaacagtGTCCTGAATGTAGCTTTGTCGTCTAAGggcgggtgcacacagaatcagatgcaGTGCGACGTGgctctttcctgtactaaaacaacttaATTTATCCATATCGAGCTCCAttctgaataatgtgcactacactaCAATAGTATCTGTAGATTGTGGAAGCTTGTAATCGTGGATATGGCAGTACTCTGCAGTCATCAGAACGTCTGCTCGCAACAAAGTTCAAGCAGTCAGCCAATGTTGTCTCCCCATGTCTGCTCGTGATTGTTGCGCTGTGTCTGATTTTGTGTGCACCTGGCTAAAAATGTCATGCCTTAGACTAGCATTATGGAATTAGAAATCATTCAAGTACTCATTGGGGGAAGGAACTGTCTCATGAAATATCACCTAGTGTCAGACAGTATGCACTATATCAAAAATTTTGAAGTGTGTTCGGAATTTAATGAGATGATGAGCTCAAATATACTGTACATTCAGACAGGagatggatttattttattgggttgttttacgatgctgtaacaacatctcaggttatttagcgtctgaatgaaatgaaggtgataatgctggtgaaatgagtccggagtccagcaccgaaagttacccagcatttgctcgtattgggttgagggaaaaccccggaaaaaacctcaaccaggtaacttgtcccgactgggattcgaacctcggccacctggtttcgcggccagacgcgctgaccgttactccacaggtgtggaccaagagatggatattttgaacaatttaaatAAGGAAAAATCAACAAAAGTACACTTCCAGTTAGTAAAATTATTGATAGCTCAGAAATTAAGCATTTCCAGTCCCTCTTACCTTATAACATTTTCTAttgcttaattttaattaaatgttgagaGAACACAGGCAATAAGACATGCTTCTTTCAAACTAAATggataagattaagaaatatttctacactccatttcaattgaatattctagaaaTCATGAACAGTAATGATGCACATTTCatgttatacaaaacaaaattttaaaacatttacaactctaaaggaaaaaataaaaataagatatgCTTATTTCACATTGacgtaacaaaaaaaattaaaatagtaatattatgaaacaagtgtataatgtaataattgtataatattataaatgagtTTCATACACTATTTTTTGTATGAcagtattataaaagaatattaataaagaaataacatctcaTTTGTAATGATGTGTACTTTGATATCATGTACCATGAAacaagaggttgctatgacaaattTGATCATTTCATAATGTCAACTTTATGATACAAGTTATGCCTTCTTAATAGaattcatgacgttttagttgtttttaattatcatggtaatattttacggcactaGTACGATAATGTAGCATATTAAGCATGGTTTTCACTAacaataaagactgtttataatctgatgtataaacaattttattttcaaactcttcgaattaattttaattacatattcagTGAACACAGCCAATAAGAAACGCTTAGTATACAtaacaaatgtaattaatgatttaaaaaatctcGTATTACAAGCATTCTCTTCAGCCAGTTAGAAATAGTTACCTCCCACTTTAAGTTTTAAAGTAGTATGGTCTTGTCTCACCTATCCATTCTTGCATATGTAAACTCTATCTGTCCAGGCAGCTTTACATTGTTGTCACAGCAGTGCAgggtttaaaattcctttgcggtACAAAAATTTCCAttggtttggatcaaatttctgatatttaaaggacaaaactaaaattctttcaatattataataatacactgataattacgtccgccatgttgttgacttcttaacgcatcgttactgttttaacgcgacgaataggtcctaataaattaacgatgaatttaaagatgtgTTAGCAATAATACTTGGTgtaacacaaaaactgactaacgtgtcattaaattatttaatgggacgttataatgataacaaaggttggtgaaaccagccatgagcatattgggaattaattcaatagctttcctaaaatacgctatgaaatcttAGCATGcatgctttcacggccggtgtctagttgaaacagagcttccgggctaagatgccgtggtctactggtgctgacgttaccagacgtttcgtctacttctacggcagacattttcagtggttaggtatcctcggtcgaagtcttctgctcgggatacctgtagcaactgatgaccTGACTGGTTGCTCATCCTAATTTATAGTGCCGAGACTATAAATAAGGACGAGCAACCAGTCAggtcatcagttgctacaggtatcccgagcagaagacttcgaccgaggatacctaaccactgaagatgtctgccgtagaagtagacgaaacgtctggtaacgtcagcaccagtagaccacggcatcttagcccggaagctctgtttcaactacgctatgaaatgtttcatataaaataatttctttctcgaaaaggaagcacaaaagaacaaaattgtattaaacttttttgttttaagtaactcaaggaataacccctcgaaattaatgacattacttacggtttaccctgtatattgtttatatattaaattaatatttacttataaatatgCATTCAGCCTTTAAATAAgatgcatttatttacacttcTGGGAGAAAGAAAACACCAAATTAACATAATTTAGAATAATGTAAGTTATACATCTTGAAGAATGTAAGTATAAAGGTTTCAGTTACTGGAGCTACAATACAATGTAGTTATTTCCTTGCTTTCTACACTGGTGATATATGTACATAACAGTGAATAATTAATTGGTCAAATAATGGCAGAGTACAGAGAACTGCCAAACTTTATACCATTCCCATGTTCCACTTAGATTGACCATCACCTGAAACTGGTTTCTAGAGTAGAAATTGACACATTAGGCATTTGGTGAATGTTGTATTTACCTAACTGACATGAAAATTATGCTAAGACAGTTACAAATTAAGGTAAACTTACCCACTGGGCTGGACAAGAATTCTCGTAAGCCTGCCTTAATTTCAAGCAGCGCTCTCGTTCTTCAGCATTCGTATCCAGGCAATCCCAGTAGCGATCACGAGAATCCCAGCACTTTTGCCGCTCGTCTTTTGATATGAAGGACATGGCAGCCTACAtgtaaaaagacaaaaataaagaaaattctcAAAAGCTTGCAACATTTAtctttgaaatattaaatttagaaagaATACAGTGAATACTTGGAAAAAGAATTTACAGAGACCAAACCATCATAtttaggatgaaagagtaatggaacggagaaaaattccctccggcgccaggatttgaatccgggttttcagctctacgtgctgatgctttatccactaagccacaccggatacccaccccggcgccagacagaattgtctcagattaagttccaactcttgggttccctctagtggccgccctctgcactacgtcatagatgtctatgaacgtaggactgaagtccacacatgtgctgaggtgcactcgttatgagtgactagttggccgggatccgacggaataagcgctgtcttaaatcacgaagtgatttacgcatatcatatatagatgtctatgaacttaggactgaagtccacacatgtgctgaggtgcactcgttatgagtgactagttggctgggatccgacggaataagcgccgtcttaaatcacgaagagatttacgcatatcatattatagatgtctatgaacgtaggactgaagtccacacaggtgcactcgttatgagtgactagttggccgggatccgtcggaataagcgccgtcttaaatcacgaagtgatttacgcatatcatatatattatttaatgtaccgaagtacatatgatatttccatgcagatattctgcgtcatcatacgatgaaagagtaatggaacggagaaaaattccctccggcaccgggatttgaacccgggttttcatctatgatgtagtgcagagggcggccactagagggaacccaagagttggaacttaatctgagacgattctgtccggcgccggggtgggtatccggtgtggcttagtggataaagcaacagcacgtagagctgaaaacctgggttcaaatcccggcgccggagggaatttttctccgttccattactctttcatcgtatgatgatgcagaatatctgcatggaaatatcatatgtacttcggtacatacaTCATATTTAGACTAAACACAACACAATTGTTAACTGCACATCTCtgtaaaatcaaatcagattcACCACATTCCACCATGTAATGAACCTGTAAAAACAATGACAAAGGATCACTTTTTCCAGTATTCACTCATCAAAAGAGAATAAATAACAATAGCCAATCTTCCAATATGGGATGCAAGACAAATAGAGgaaaaatggaaggaaaaatGTTTACACTAAAAATACAAATATGTATCTGTaagctataaaaataatattacttcaGACAACATGTTATACTGTTATACTTTCTGTGTGCCA
It encodes:
- the LOC138703136 gene encoding cytochrome c oxidase assembly factor 6 homolog — protein: MSFISKDERQKCWDSRDRYWDCLDTNAEERERCLKLRQAYENSCPAQWVKHFDRKRDYLKFKARIEKEGYEPLDK